From the Thermosynechococcus sp. genome, the window TAGGGCCTCGAATTCAGCCCCGTGGAACTATTCGTTTCAACAGTGAAGGGGCTGGCTTTGACAATTTCCTTAGTGCAGAGACATTTATTCCTCTCTTTCAAAAACCAGGTGCTAGTCTTGGTTTTTTTGAAGGTAAACTCTTCATACCCACATCCAATACAGCCCTAGCTTACAACCTGACCCTGGGCTACCGAGCGTTGATAGCCAATCAAACATTTTCTGTGGGGGGCTACTTATCCTATGACTTTCGCAACACAGGAAACGCTGGCTTTGACCAGCTGGGGGTAGGTTTAGAGCTCTTGGGCAATGTTGATGTTCGGATCAACGGTTACATTCCCCTAGGAAATCGGCAAGTTCTCCTTAATCAAGCAGTCGGAGCAGTTGGCACTATTCAAAATAACCAGATTCTCCTCAATCGCAATCGCCTTTTCCAAGAAGCGCTTACGGGCTTTGACATGGAAGTGGGTACCCCTTTGGTTCCAATAGGTCAAGATTATCTGCGGGGCTACGCAGGCTTGTACTACTACAGTGGCGAGAGGATTGCTGACTTTGTTGGCGTCCGTGCACGTTTATCTGTGCGCCCCATTGAATACCTCAGCTTAAGTGCAACTGTTCAAAATGATGAGCGCTTTGGTACCCAGGCTTGGTTTGGAATTGGATTATCTTTTCCGGGGGTGGCTGGCAATCGTCGCCGTGCTCCTGAGCGGGGGCAAAACATTGCAGTCCGCCTAGGCGAGTCCCCGGAGCGTATCAGCTTTATTACTGTTGATAACGAAGGGGTGCAGGATCAAGTTGCGGCAATTAATCCTGCCACCGGTCAGCCCTATCGAGTTTTTGCAGTTGATACTGGGGCGGGTAGTGCTGCTCGGATTAATGATTTACCGCTTGCTCAAAATGACATTGTCTTGGTTGGTGTTAATGATAGAGATGGCAATACTGCTGGTCAAGGTGCAATTAATCTTCTAGATGGAGTTCAACTCCTTTCTACAACTGTGGATCGGCAACTGCCAAGTCCACTGGGAACGATTACCATTCCAGCACTCACGCCGAGTACCCAAAGGCCTATCATCGCTACCACTATTACTTTAGCTAGGAACAATACCATTGATGGTTTCAATATTCAACCGCCCGCTGGCCAACCTGCAATCATTGGTAATAACATCAATCCAGCTCGTATTATTAACAATCAAATTACAACAATCAATGCAGCTGGAATTGATATAACAACTGCTCAATCTCCTATTGTGCGTGGTAACACGGTTACAATTACGAGTACAACTGTGCCTGCCTTTAACCGCCGTGGGATTAGCATAACTGAAAGTACTGACGCTGTGATTGAAAATAACATTGTTAATGGTGCCATTGGCGAGGGAATTGGTCTAGATAATGCCCTTGGGAATGTGATAATTCGTGGTAACACCGTGGCCAATATTGGTCAGACACCAACAGATACCAATCTCGAAGCAGGTATCTTCATTCGCAATAATCGAGGTAACGCCAATATTACGATTGAGGGTAACGTTACTGAAAACAACCTGACGCCCACCAATCGTGTGGATGGCATTGAGTTCAATCTTTGTCGAGGAAATAGCTTCAACGTCCTTGACCGCTTCACTGACAATCAGTTTGCGAATTGCACCGCTCCCGCAAGTGCAACGGTTACCGTGCGGAACAATCAGATTCGTAATATTGGCACGGGTACTGATGGCAGCGATGGTATTGACTTCAATATTGGAGATGGCGCTAACCTCACAGCTATCTTAGAGGGTAACGTTGTAAACAGTATTTCTGATGCAGGCATAACCTTTGACATTGTAAGCAGTGCTACCCCAATTGCAAGTCCCACCGCAAACATCACAATTCGCAATAATCAGATAAGCAACATTCTCAATGATGATGCGATTACTCTAGAGTCAAATAGCGCGGGACAAGTGGTGTTGAACATTGAGAATAATGTTATGAGTGGTATTGGCGGTGGTAATGATGGCATTGACATTGAGTTCACCACGATTGCTGCTAGTCCAACACCAGCACGGGTGAGAATTGTTGGGAATGACCTGTCTAATGTCAGCGATCGCGGGATAGAGATTGACACCACTAACAATGCTGCCTTGCAACTTGAAGTCAGCAATAACCGTATCCAAACAACCGCTGGCGGTGAAGCAATGCGACTGCGGGCTCAGAACACTTCTCGTCTCAATGCCACTGTCAACAACAACACCCTCACTCAAGGAAACCCTGCTACACGGAGCTTGGAACTGCGGGCTGATAACAATGCAACACTGTGTGCGAACGTATTTGGCAATATCCAAACAAGTGGTGCCGGTTTCCGATTATTGCAGGGTGGCACTTCCAGTTTACGTATTGTGAATTCTCTTAATTTAGGCCCGAACAACGGTGGTGTGACGAT encodes:
- a CDS encoding right-handed parallel beta-helix repeat-containing protein, producing the protein MHSWRRLLGSCLLGLGVIFGFSDVAISQSAATEILGPRIQPRGTIRFNSEGAGFDNFLSAETFIPLFQKPGASLGFFEGKLFIPTSNTALAYNLTLGYRALIANQTFSVGGYLSYDFRNTGNAGFDQLGVGLELLGNVDVRINGYIPLGNRQVLLNQAVGAVGTIQNNQILLNRNRLFQEALTGFDMEVGTPLVPIGQDYLRGYAGLYYYSGERIADFVGVRARLSVRPIEYLSLSATVQNDERFGTQAWFGIGLSFPGVAGNRRRAPERGQNIAVRLGESPERISFITVDNEGVQDQVAAINPATGQPYRVFAVDTGAGSAARINDLPLAQNDIVLVGVNDRDGNTAGQGAINLLDGVQLLSTTVDRQLPSPLGTITIPALTPSTQRPIIATTITLARNNTIDGFNIQPPAGQPAIIGNNINPARIINNQITTINAAGIDITTAQSPIVRGNTVTITSTTVPAFNRRGISITESTDAVIENNIVNGAIGEGIGLDNALGNVIIRGNTVANIGQTPTDTNLEAGIFIRNNRGNANITIEGNVTENNLTPTNRVDGIEFNLCRGNSFNVLDRFTDNQFANCTAPASATVTVRNNQIRNIGTGTDGSDGIDFNIGDGANLTAILEGNVVNSISDAGITFDIVSSATPIASPTANITIRNNQISNILNDDAITLESNSAGQVVLNIENNVMSGIGGGNDGIDIEFTTIAASPTPARVRIVGNDLSNVSDRGIEIDTTNNAALQLEVSNNRIQTTAGGEAMRLRAQNTSRLNATVNNNTLTQGNPATRSLELRADNNATLCANVFGNIQTSGAGFRLLQGGTSSLRIVNSLNLGPNNGGVTITTTGTVTNITAATFNAAPPGGCTFP